The region ccctccctactcttctttgcttttttttggatttttgtacctctgcctttttggacgGACCCCCTGGTTTTGACCCTGGCATGTTTTTCGACCCTGCTCTGTCTGGCCCTTTTGATATTAAatcgccatttttctgcacccccgtctgcttctggttcctctgttccccccggcataacaatTTTGTTTACTGAGGGGAATAGGAAAAtattattaggtacttattagacttattttttactactgctgttgcctatctACTTAaggttatgatgcgttgtgtgttcggagattctcttttgcataccgctgttgtaatgtgtggttatgtgcgttactgtcaccttcctgtcagctttgaccagtctggccattctcctctgacgtctctcattaacaaggcgtttctgtctgcagaactgctgctcacatgattttcttttgttttttgcagtttctgtctgccctatctgccaccaacaatcattccacggtcaaagtcatttcaattttgtccccattctgatggttgatgtgaacattaactgaagctcctaacccgtatctacatgattgtatgcattgcactgctgccacacaattggctgattagataatcacatgaataagtaagtgtaataacgtaaaaatgttcctcataAAGTGCGTGTTGAGTGTGtcatgaaaataaatcttaCTACTGTACAATATTATAGATGACTGAACTGCCCAGTAATGGACTGATATGCTCCTGTCCCAGGTCTTTCGCTGGTGATCTTGAGGATTATGGCGAACCATGTGGTGATACTGTCCGTCTACATCCTGACGTTCCTGATTGGCCTTCCTGCCAACATCCTGTCCCTCTGCGCCTTCAGCGTTAACGTCCGGAGCAAGGCCACGCCCACCAACATCCTGCTGCTCAACCTGACGGTGTCagacctcctcttcctcctcttcctacCGCTGAAGATGCACGAGGCCGCATCTGGCATGCGCTGGGACCTGCCCTACTTCCTGTGCAGCGTcacttccttcttcttcttctccaccATCTACACCAGCTCCCTCCTGCTGATGGCCGTTAGTGTGGACCGCTACCTGGGCGTGGCCTTCCCCATCCGCTACAAGCTGCTGCGCAAGCCCGTCTATGGTGCGTTGGGCGGCGCCTTCGCCTTTCTCCTTGGCTCCGCCAATTGCAGCTTCATCTTCTTAACGCAACACCTACTGCCAGGCAACACGCCAGGCAACACCTCCGTCTGCTACGACAACTTCACGCCGAGACAGCTGGAGGTCCTGCTCCCTGTGCGGCTTTATTTCTTCTTCGTCCTCTTCCTCGTCGCGCTCCTGGTCAGCACCTTCTGCTACCTGAGCTGCATCCGTCTCCTGTACGCCCGGCCACGCATCTGCAGCAGGAAGCGGCAGAAGGCCGTGGGCATGGCCCTGGGCACgctgctggtgtttgtggtCTGTTTCCTGCCCTACAACCTCTCCCACCTGCTGGGCTACCTGCAGGGAGACAGCCCCTCCTGGAGGTACTACACCCTTCTCCTCAGCACCGCAAACACCTGCCTGGACCCCATCATCTTCtacttctcctcctccaccttccAGGCCACCATAAAGCACTCCCTCTACAGGCTGATGGGGCGCCGGCACCAGCCCAAAGCCAACGAAGGATCTAATCTAAGCAAAGGTGGCTGAGCGGTACCCCACCACAGAAAGGTGTGACACTTATTAATACGAAATtaaggaaaaatattatttaagatAAGATATAAGACATGTTGATCCCcctggggtaatttgtcctctgtatttgacccatcctagttactgtGTTATAGTGGTAGTAGTACAACTACTGTGGCTGGAGCACACCTACcttgacatgcatgtctttgtgaatgaagcaataataattgaataataatgataatttaatgattttgaaaaaataaaattagctCTTAATACAGAAAGGTCTGCTTTTcatactgaaattatattctgaACCTTGCAAATTGTGCTCTTAATGCTGAAAGTTTTGTTCTTGAAAGCGCTGAGGAAAACTTTCTCGCTTCTCAGTGTTCCTCACACTGCACGTTTTGTTCtgaaattcattaattcattaattcattcattattctaacccgcttatcctaaacagggttgcaggggggctggagcctatcccagcatacattgggtgaaaggcaggaatacaccctgggcaggtcaccagtccatcgcagggcacacacaccattcactcacacactcatacaatttagactctccaatcagcctaatctgcatgtatttggactgtgggaggaaactggagtacccagaggaaacccacgcaaacacggggaaaacatgcaagctctgcacagagaggccccggccgacagggatgcgaacccaggacctccttgctgtgaggcggcagtgctacccactgcaacatccgtgccgcctgttcTGAAATTCTGATCTTTAAACTGGAAGtttaaacaaatacagaaaGTTCTGTTTCCATTCCGTTGATCTTTTTGAAATAATCATGTAAAGGAGGAGAAAAAGTGAAATGGTCCTTTTTAAAGGGAATTCAAATATCTATTCTCAGGATTTCTTGTCTTCTCATTTATCTCATTGAGGTTGATGGTTATGAACTAAAAGCCCTGTTTATATTATGAGCCTCATTCAATGGACGTTCAAATCATTGGTAACTACGCTACTATGGTAAGATGTGAGCAACCTGTGTTACAAGTAAAATgaatgcatgcacgcacatttCAAATgccatgcagacatgcagagcATCCCTGTTTCTTAATCCACTCGATCCCACCAATCACAATTATTTACCAGTCAGGTGATCATTCAAACAATTGGGTACTCATATAAACACTGCAAAGATGTCCCAGTCCGTAAGGAACTTTGTTTAAAATTCTGGAAAGTGTGAATCCTCGTTGTTAGTGGAAATATGTTGATATATTTTGtgcaatgtttatttatttttttatttgaagcaCCTCATGGACCTGGCTTGtagctcgctcactcactcactgacatttAGCAAGCTGAAGATTCTCCACAAGGGGAAGCTATTAACACTCAATTTGATGAATGGTGCTTCATATCAATGACACAGTGTTTCCTTGTTAAGTAACGTTTTTACCTATGTGGTAAGTGGTAAATTGTAAATGGAAAATAtgccatttatacagcgcctctATCCaaggcttctcattcacccattcatacactctacacaccaatggcaattggctgccacgcaaggcaccaaccagctcaggtTAGGTGACTTGTTCacgacacttcgacacacagctcgtcaggagcatttaggggttagatgtcttgctcagggtctTGCCCAGGGTGggatggaaccggcaaccctccgacttccagacgactgctcttaccgcctgagccatgcaTGTATACATGAGTTATCCTGGTTTCACACGATGTGACTGAACAATGCTGTCCCTGCACTGTTGATGAGTTTTTGTTTATAATAACAGTGTGTAAAAATGCCGACAGTTAAATTACAAGACATCTGGTCAAGCTGACGTTTCCTGTGGGAGTGGGCTGAGGAAATGTGATAACAGAGTCCTTGTCTTGCAAATGTGGTCAGATGGATATCTATCAGTGATCTGCCTCATACATCCCATGTGCAACTGCACGTCTCTCCTTGCATTTGGACCTCCGGCACTCAGCAGATTCATTTCTTAACACTGACAGGAAGTCACACCTTGCAGCTCAGATCTGAACCATTGATGTGTCCCAAAATCAACCCTTTATCTGTCGGGTAGAAGAATCAGGTGCCTGAAGTACTGCGACCATTTACAAGGagctaatttattcaaaatattttgattgaaacttaaacacaactgtaaaataatttccCAAGTTTtgctgattgattgactgattcataaaaagaaactgaaaaaagtTGCCTATCTAATTCTTACGCACCTGTGATACTCTATATACATCTCAAATGGACTTCAATTTCAACTCCCATGAACTTCACAATAAGTACAGTCAGTCTTGTGAAGAATCATCTTGTGAATATGGCAAATAACTGTGAATTTAATCTAGATGAGGCTAAATTCCAACATTTCTTCCAATCTTCATAGCAAAAATAGATTATcaatgaaatatttgttttcaagCATGCACACAGCCCCCTTAGATACATAATTACTTAGTCATGGCTTTCGCAAAAAGGCACTTAATATACATACAATTTTATCACAATGTAATTTTAGAAATGAGGCTTGTGGTCTGTCTGCGGTGTTAGCATACCTCCCACTAGTGATATTATATTAAGTTATCGCATTAAGAGGGCACAAGAACATTGTGTTTCATTCATATATTATCATATAAATACATAGAGTGCAACTGATACATCAAGTCAAACTGTATGCATAAAAAACATACTTGGACAGTAATGTCTGATTCTAGTTCTGATGATTAGCATGTGTGAAATGTTTGGTCCCTATATcttaaaaccccccccccaaaaaacatgaaGTCATCAGATGGAGGAAGTCACCGCTAGCAGCTTTGACTAAAATACACAAAGGGCGGCAGGAGTTCACCTCACTGTGCTTCGCCTAAAATGGTGACAGCTGCCTAGACTAGCAGATGCACAGGTAAGAACATGTGGGCTTAATCTGCTTTCCCTGCAATATGAGTTCACTTTTGATGTCCATGACTTAATGGTTTACAGATTAATAATTTTGTCCTgttgtgaaatgtgtgttttatagGTTCTGTTTTCAATTGAGCATAACGTCGAAGCAGCAGAACATGACCCAAACATCACCAGTCATTGTTTTCTTATGAAGCTTTATAATTAACACCGATAGTAGTAGTTTCTGTGTAAACTTTTCACttttgtgtgtatctgcagtATGCAGATGTGATGAAATATGCATCAAATAACTGATCAGAAGATTTCCATTGGTCTGTTGCTGCAGATCATGTTAATGTGGCTATTTGTTGGGActgacataatttatttttcattactttGCAGTTTTCTCTGTAGATAAACAGATGGTTTCCTGTCCtgtcctttttcttttcaaaacattattttcattaaaatatatatatatatcttaatGCACACCTGGGTTGATATTTACACAATTTCAATGATGCAGGCAACATGCAGAAATCTTTAAGCCTCAtcataactaaaagaaatacaaGCAGATTTTACAAAGGAATTTGTTCCATGCATTATATCTTTAAACTCTCGGTTGGAGACATTTAcagaacatatttgtaaatgcaCACTCTGTACCATGAAAAGGATTGGCATTGACACCtatgatatatcaaaatgttgACAACTTCAGTTCTGTGCTTTTAAAACATCACACTATTGAGTTGATTAATGACAGTGAGGTGCAATTGGGCAATTAATTCCTCACTCGcgtttcttacttcctgctttgtcttggtagttaaatgttgtaaagcactattcttactataACCACTAcgaatctaggttttgtacagtactaatccgattaatacacttactgtctgtctaactaactaactaacaatcacttttattgggtagtttagaaatattcacgttactaactcactaacgcatctcttagcatttctgcgctgttctataactccgccttcctatgctatccgttattactcgtttgtttcagcgaagtgtttgctatctcttaactatcactacgtcttcaatctatgcattgtctactctctagtccagagccgtttgttttacatgtgtgtctttgtgaatccagtccgctttttcgttttccccctcgttattgtcctattaccctttcatgtgtttcacctgatgttcatttgttagaccgccctcactcccatgccccacctagtttgtctcatttccctgtgtatttatgcctgtccttttcagtcgcacggtgctagtttgtcttgtcctgtttctgttcccgagcccttgattccgtCCCCCaattctagcctccttgttgccTTGCCCtcgcccttgttcctgagtccttgccctagtttatttggttttctggttttgacccttgcctgcttccctggactcttcttagGGAGGacaaccaaaaaatgtatttccgtaaatcaacatgaatattatgattattatctcagtttaaccttaaattaacgtgtggtggacaataattctgcttaggttgaattttaatgtgacaaaatgactgtttttgtggcttttaagcgctcattttaccagcattccatcaatgttaaatgctggaccccgacggcaccgaaaaacaggcagatttcactgcctttccattctttacgtatatggagctcgaaaatggtgacacaacaatagcttttgctggtttacttccCGCATGGcaacatggcagttggtggcagttcgaactgtcaaaagtgtgactgtagccaggtcaatatttttgctgggtactcggtatgaccagccttataagtccaaagtccctggttactttttcatagtttcaatggattttgacaatagacatgtcagacttcaatcatgttaacgctctcgagcgttcGTCAAAGTTTAGGTcacaaataacagtgctgtatccttctgacgtcatttacatagctacagaactgtacgatcacgccgaatcacttatagaaacaagatgaattaatgacgattcagaaaatgtataacttttaaagatttaaataaatcctatggtgggacttttgccatttatggacggtacgacagaaaattccggtgccgtcgaacttaatcgaatgcttttatttacatcgttcgaatgaccaagtgccgttaaaaagcaaattgtatggctttgtgctattcgcgtatgctagctacatcatgctaacatcgtacagggaccagtaaaggcttagaacacactagcacttagttattgtaagtttgatcacctctactgtaaagtaaaaaagtggataaattacgttttctgtgagaaatctattgagctcacgtgcacacacagcggtctacattctaaagctccactttgccctccctactcttctttgcttttttttggatttttgtacctctgcctttttggacgGACCCCCTGGTTTTGACCCTGGCATGTTTTTCGACCCTGCTCTGTCTGGCCCTTTTGATATTAAatcgccatttttctgcacccccgtctgcttctggttcctctgttccccccggcataacaatTTTGTTTACTGAGGGGAATAGGAAAAtattattaggtacttattagacttattttttactactgctgttgcctatctACTTAaggttatgatgcgttgtgtgttcggagattctcttttgcataccgctgttgtaatgtgtggttatgtgcgttccggcaccttcctgtcagctttgaccagtctggccattctcctctgacgtctctcattaacaaggcgtttctgtctgcagaactgctgctcacatgattttcttttgttttttgcagtttctgtctgccctatctgccaccaacaatcattccacggtcaaagtcatttcaattttgtccccattctgatggttgatgtgaacattaactgaagctcctaacccgtatctacatgattgtatgcattgcactgctgccacacaattggctgattagataatcacatgaataagtaagtgtaataacgtaaaaatgttcctaataaagtgcgtgTTCAGtgtataatgaaaataaatcttacTACTGTACAATATTATAGATGACTGAACTGCCCAGTAATGGACTGATATGCTCCTGTCCCAGGTCTTTCGCTGGTGATCTTGAGGATTATGGCGAACCATGTGGTGATACTGTCCGTCTACATCCTGACGTTCCTGATTGGCCTTCCTGCCAACATCCTGTCCCTCTGCGCCTTCAGCGTTAACATCCGGAGCAAGGCCACGCCCACCAACATCCTGCTGCTCAACCTGACGGTGTCagacctcctcttcctcctcttcctacCGCTGAAGATGCACGAGTCTGCATCCGGCATGCGCTGGGACCTGCCCTACTTCCTGTGTAGCGTcacttccttcttcttcttctccaccATCTACACCAGCTCCCTCCTGCTGATGGCCGTCAGTGTGGACCGCTACCTGGGCGTGGCCTTCCCCATCCGCTACAAGCTGCTGCGCAAGCCCGTCTATGGGGCGTTGGGCGGCGCCTTCGCCTTTCTCTTTGGCTCCGGCAGTTGCAGCATCGTCTTCTTCACCCAACACCTACTGCCAGGCAACACGCCAGGCAACACCTCCGTCTGCTACGAGAACTTCACGCCGAGACAGCTGGAGGTCCTGCTCCCTGTGCGGCTTTATTTGTTCTTCGTCCTCTTCCTCGTCCCACTCCTGGTCTGCACCTTCTGCTACCTGAGCTGCATCCGTCTCCTGTACGCCCGGCCACGCATCTGCAGCAGGAAGCGGCAGAAGGCCGTGGGCATGGCTTTGGGCACgctgctggtgtttgtggtCTGTTTCCTGCCTTACAACCTCTCCCACCTGCTGGGCTACCTGCAGGGAGACAGTCCCTCCTGGAGGTACTACACCCTTCTCCTCAGCACCGCAAACACCTGCCTGGACCCCATCATCTTCTatttctcctcctccaccttccAGGCCACCATAAAGCACTCCCTCTACAGGCTGATGGGGCGCCGGCACCAGCCCAAAGCCAACGAAGGATCTAATCTAAGCAAAGGTGGCTGAGCGGTACCCCACCACAGAAAGGTGTGACACTTATTAATACGAAATtaaggaaaaatattatttaagatAAGATATAAGACATGTTGATCCCcctggggtaatttgtcctctgtatttgacccatcctagttactgtGTTATAGTGGTAGTAGTACAACTACTGTGGCTGGAGCACACCTACcttgacatgcatgtctttgtgaatgaagcaataataattgaataataatgataatttaatgattttgaaaaaataaaattagctCTTAATACAGAAAGGTCTGCTTTTcatactgaaattatattctgaACCTTGCAAATTGTGCTCTTAATGCTGAAAGTTTTGTTCTTGAAAGCGCTGAGGAAAACTTTCTCGCTTCTCAGTGTTCCTCACACTGCACGTTTTGTTCtgaaattcattaattcattcattcattcattattctaacccgcttatcctgaacagggttgcaggggggctggagcctatcccagcatacattgggtgaaaggcaggaatacaccctgggcaggtcaccagtccatcgcagggcacacacaccattcactcacacactcatacaatttagactctccaatcagcctaatctgcatgtatttggactgtgggaggaaactggagtacccagaggaaagccacgcaaacacggggaaaacatgcaagctctgcacagagaggccccggccgacagggatccgaacccaggacctccttgctgtgaggcggcagtgctacccactgcaacatccgtgccgcctgttcTGAAATTCTGATTTTTAAACTGGAAGtttaaacaaatacagaaaGTTCTGTTTCCATTCCGTTGATCTTTTTGAAATAATCATGTAAAGGAGGAGAAAAAGTGAAATGGTCCTTTTTAAAGGGAATTCAAATATCTGTTCTCAGGATTTCTTGTCTTCTCGTTTATCTCATTGAGGTCCATGGTTATGAACTAAAAGCCCTGTTTATATTATGAGCCTCATTCAATGGACGTTCAAATCATTGGTAACTACGCTACTACGGTAAGATGTGAGCAACCTGTGttacatgtaaaatgaatgcatgcacgcacatttCAAATgccatgcagacatgcagagcGTCCCTGTTTCTTAATCCACTCGATCCCACAATTATTTACCAGTCAGGTGATCATTCAAACAATTGGGTACTCATATAAACACTGCAAAGATGTCCCAGTCCGTAAGAAACTTTGTTTATAATTCTGGAAAGTGTGAATCCTCGTTGTTAGTGGAAATATGTTGATATATTTTGtgcaatgtttattattttttttatttgaagcaCCTCATGGACCTGGCTTTtagctcgctcactcactcactgacatttAGCAAGCTGAagattctccacaagggggagctatTAACACTCAATTTGATGAATGGTGCTTCATATCAATGACACAGTGTTTCCTTGTTAAGTAACGTTTTTACCTATGTGGTAAGTGGTAAATTGTAAATGGAAAATAtgccatttatacagcgcctttatccaaagcttctcattcacccattcatacactctacacaccaatggcaattggctgccacgcaaggcaccaaccagctcaggtTAGGTGATTTGTTCacgacacttcgacacacagctcgtcaggagcatttaggggttagatgtcttgctcagggtctTGCCCAGGGTGggatggaaccggcaaccctccgactgccagacgactgctcttaccgcctgagccatgcaTGTATACATGAGTTATCCTGGTTTCACACGATGTGACTGAACAATGCAGTCCCTGCACTGTTGATGAGTTTTTGTTTATAATAACAGTGTGTAAAAATGCCGACAGTTAAATTACAAGACATCTGGTCAAGCTGACGTTTCCTGTGGGAGTGGGCTGAGGAAATGTGATAACAGAGTCCTTGTCTTGCAAATGTGGTCAGATGGATATCTATCAGTGATCTGCCTCATACATCCCATGTGCAACTGCACGTCTCTCCTTGCATTTGGACCTCCGGCACTCAGCAGATTCATTTCTTAACACTGACAGGAAGTCACACCTTGCAGCTCAGATCTGAACCATTGATGTGTCCCAAAATCAACCCTTTATCTGTCGGGTAGAAGAATCAGGTGCCTAAAGTACTGCGACCATTTACAAGGagctaatttattcaaaatattttgattgaaacttaaacacaactgtaaaataatttccCAAGTTTtgctgattgattgactgattcataaaaagaaactgaaaaaagtTGCCTATCTAATTCTTACGCACCTGTGATACTCTATATACATCTCAAATGGACTTCAATTTCAACTCCCATGAACTTCACAATAAGTACAGTCAGTCTTGTGAAGAATCATCTTGTGAATATGGCAAATAACTGTGAATTTAATCTAGATGAGGCTAAATTCCAACATTTCTTCCAATCTTCATAGCAAAAATAGATTATcaatgaaatatttgttttcaagCATGCACACAGCCCCCTTAGATACATAATTACTTAGTCATGGCTTTCGCAAAAAGGCACTTAATATACATACAATTTTATCACAATGTAATTTTAGAAATGAGGCTTGTGGTCTGTCTGCGGTGTTAGCATACCTCCCACTAGTGATATTATATTAAGTTATCGCATTAAGAGGGCACAAGAACATTGTGTTTCATTCATATATTATCATATAAATACATAGAGAGTGCAACTGATACATCAAGTCAAACTGTATGCATATAAAACATACTTGGACAGTAATGTCTGATTCTAGTTCTGATGATTAGCATGTGTGAAATGTTTGGTCCCTATGTGCTCTtaaaaacccccccccaaaaaacatgaaGTCATCAGATGGAGGAAGTCACCGCTAGCAGCTTTGACTAAAATACACAAAGGGCGGCAGGAGTTCACCTCACTGTGCTTCGCCTAAAATGGTGACAGCTGCCTAGACTAGCAGATGCACAGGTAAGAACATGTGGGCTTAATCTGCTTTCCCTGCAATATGAGTTCACTTTTGATGTCCATGACTTAATGGTTTACAGATTAATCATTTTGTCCTgttgtgaaatgtgtgttttatagGTTCTGTTTTTAATTGAGCAT is a window of Conger conger chromosome 1, fConCon1.1, whole genome shotgun sequence DNA encoding:
- the LOC133139297 gene encoding free fatty acid receptor 2-like produces the protein MANHVVILSVYILTFLIGLPANILSLCAFSVNVRSKATPTNILLLNLTVSDLLFLLFLPLKMHEAASGMRWDLPYFLCSVTSFFFFSTIYTSSLLLMAVSVDRYLGVAFPIRYKLLRKPVYGALGGAFAFLLGSANCSFIFLTQHLLPGNTPGNTSVCYDNFTPRQLEVLLPVRLYFFFVLFLVALLVSTFCYLSCIRLLYARPRICSRKRQKAVGMALGTLLVFVVCFLPYNLSHLLGYLQGDSPSWRYYTLLLSTANTCLDPIIFYFSSSTFQATIKHSLYRLMGRRHQPKANEGSNLSKGG
- the LOC133142102 gene encoding free fatty acid receptor 2-like, with amino-acid sequence MANHVVILSVYILTFLIGLPANILSLCAFSVNIRSKATPTNILLLNLTVSDLLFLLFLPLKMHESASGMRWDLPYFLCSVTSFFFFSTIYTSSLLLMAVSVDRYLGVAFPIRYKLLRKPVYGALGGAFAFLFGSGSCSIVFFTQHLLPGNTPGNTSVCYENFTPRQLEVLLPVRLYLFFVLFLVPLLVCTFCYLSCIRLLYARPRICSRKRQKAVGMALGTLLVFVVCFLPYNLSHLLGYLQGDSPSWRYYTLLLSTANTCLDPIIFYFSSSTFQATIKHSLYRLMGRRHQPKANEGSNLSKGG